In a single window of the Dama dama isolate Ldn47 chromosome 33, ASM3311817v1, whole genome shotgun sequence genome:
- the LOC133051247 gene encoding large ribosomal subunit protein uL16-like, with translation MQPVACTGSPKGPWRQLFLVGIHDWPAVSQSRLQTGMRGAFGKPQGTVARVHIGQVIMSIRTKLQNKEHVIEALRRAKFKFPGRQKIHISKKWGFTKFNADEFENMVAEKRLILDGCGVKYIPNRGPLDKWRALHSRASALFPP, from the coding sequence ATGCAACCTGTTGCCTGTACAGGTAGCCCTAAGGGACCTTGGAGACAACTCTTCCTAGTGGGCATTCATGACTGGCCTGCTGTTTCTCAATCTAGACTCCAGACAGGTATGCGTGGTGCCTTTGGAaagccccagggcacagtggcCAGGGTCCACATTGGCCAGGTCATAATGTCCATCCGCACCAAGCTGCAGAACAAGGAGCATGTGATTGAAGCCCTCCGCCGGGCCAAGTTCAAGTTCCCTGGCCGTCAAAAGATCCACATCTCCAAGAAGTGGGGATTTACCAAGTTCAATGCGGATGAATTTGAGAACATGGTGGCAGAAAAGCGACTCATCCTGGACGGCTGTGGGGTCAAATACATCCCTAATCGTGGTCCCCTGGACAAATGGCGGGCCCTGCACTCAAGAGCATCAGCTCTGTTCCCTCCTTAA